The Streptomyces laurentii region GCGCACGCCCCAGCCGAGGACCATGCGGCCGAGCGCGTAGTCGATCGCGAACAGCAGGGGCTGGGCGCGGCGGACGTCGTCGATGCCGATCGTCGCCCGGTTCGGGTCGAGCCAGTCGGCGCGGATCAGATGGCCCTCCTCGCCCAGGTGGGCGAGGACCGCGTCGACGGCGGCGGTGAAGACGGGCTCGCGGCGGTAGAGGCCGGCGGCCATGCCCGCGTGCTGGGACCCCTGGCCCGGGAACATCAGGGCGATGGGCCGGGGGCGCGACGCGTCGGCCGCGCGGGCCCGGTGGACCGTACGGGAGGCGAGCGCCGACACGGCCACGGCGGCGCCCCGGACCGGTCCGGGCGCGGTGCCGCAGGGCACGGTGACGGGCAGCGCGGGGAACCGTTCCCGGTGCACCCCGCTGAGCATCGGCAGCAGTTCCTCGCGGACCCGCGCCTCGTCGGCCGCGTCCCGGCCCGACCACAGGATCAGCCGGTGGCGGTCGGGGTCGGTGCCGCGCGGGGGCTGCCACAGCGGGCGCAGCGGCGGGGCGACGTCGCCCGGGGCGAACATGTCCAGGATGCCGAGGACGGTGTCGCCGTCCGCGACGGCCTCGGCGGCGCGCTTGACCGCGTACACGGTGATCGTCTGGGGGTCGGGGGCGCCGAACTCCGCGACCAGGGCGAGGTCGGCGGTGCCCTCGTGCAGTTCCTGGTGGGCGCGGCGCAGCACCTGGCCCGGGCCGCCGACGGTGCGGACGGTGAAACCCTCGTGCTCGGTGGGGAGTGCGCCACCGGGCACGGAATCCGCGCCCGTACCGGAGTCCGCGTCCGCATCCGTGCCGATGAGGACGACGGTACGGGCCGGCAGCTCCTCCGGGGAACGGCCGAAGGCGCGCAGGACGACCGAGACGCCCGCGGCCGAGGCCACGACCCGTGCGGGCTGCCGCGGGGCGGAGCCGGGGCTGACGATCAGCCGCCGCACCACCGCGCTGTGGGACGTGAGTGACATGTTCCCTCCTCGTGGGCTGCGGCTTCGGCCGCGCTCGTGTGTACGGAAAAGGGGAGCCGGGCAGAACAACGGCCGCCCTGCCCGCGGGGGACGTGAGGCAGGGCGGCCGCGCGCGGGGCCGGCTCAGACGGCGTCCTTACTGACGGCCGGCGTTGATGAGCGCGAGGAGCGCGCCCGGGGTCTCGGCGTCGACGACGGCGTCGTCCGGGATCTCGATGCCGTACTCGCGCTGGATCTCGCCGATGACCTGGAGCAGGGCGAGGGAGTCGTAGCCCAGCTCCATGAACGGGGTGTCGATGACATCGCCGTCGAGGTCGATGCCCTCCTCCTCGCCGGCGCTCTCGCGCAGCATGCGGGTCAGGTCGGCCAGGGTCACGGTGGCGGTCGAAGTGGTCGTCATGGTCGGTACCGTCCTCTCGGTGGTGCGCTTGGCAGGACCGGGGTGGCCGGCCTGGGTGGGTCGTAGGGACGTGGAGTCGTCGGATCGTGGTCCGGTCCGGTGCGTACGTCTGATGGGCACGCGGGTACGTACGCCCGGTCGGCACGGATCGGGAGGATCGGGGACCCGGCGGGTACGGCTGCGGTTCCGCGTCCCGCCGGCTGCCCGCGTCCCCGTCAGGAGGCGCGGCGCACCACGAGGGCCGCGTTGAAGCCGCCGTGCCCGCGCGCCAGGACGAGCGCGGTGCGCAGGTCGGCCTCGCGGGCCTCGGTGACCAGGTCGATGGTGTGCTCGGGCGCCGGGGCGGTGACGTGCGCGGTGGGCGGGATGACGCCGTCGCGCAGCGCGAGGAGCGCGGTGGCGACGTCGAGGGCGGCCCCGCCCGCGAGCAGCCGTCCGGTCATCGTCTTCGGCGCGGTGACGGGCACCCCGCGCACGCCGAACAGCGCGGTGAGGGTGGCCGCTTCGGCGCGGTCGAGGTCCGGGACCCCGGCGGCGTCCGCGAAGACGACGTCGATGTCCCCGGCGGTGAGGCCCGCGTCGGCGAGGGCGTTCTCGATGGCACGGCCGAGACCGGCCGGGCGGCCGCTGCCGGGGGCCGGGTCGAGGGTGGCGGCGTACCCGGCGATCTCGCCGTACCGGTGCCCGGCGCCCCGCCGGTCGGCGGCCTCGGCGCTCTCCAGGACCAGGATGGCGCCGCCCTCGCCGGGCACGTACCCGCGGGCCTCGGCCGCGAACGGCAGGTAGGCGCGGGCCGGGTCGTCGGCGGTGCTCATCAGGCCGGAGGCGATCTGCGGGACCCAGCCCCAGGGGCAGATCGCGGCGTCGACGCCGCCCGCGACGACGGCGGAGAAGCCCTTGCGGAGGTGGCGGCGGGCGTGGCCGAGGGAGTCGATGCCGCCGGCCTGCTCGGTGAGCAGCACGCCGCTGGGGCCGCGCAGCTTGTGCCGGATGGAGATCTGGCCGGTGTTGACCGCGTAGAACCAGGCGAAGGACTGGTACGCGCTGACGTACTCCTTGCCCTTGCTCCACAGGTTCTGCAGTTCGCGCTGGCCGAACTCGACGGCGCCGCCGGACGCCGCGGTGACGACGCCGATGCCGTACTCGGGCAGCTCGCCGGTGTCGATGCCGGCGTCGGCGAGCGCCCAGTCGGCGGCGGTCAGGGCGAGCCGCGTCATGTGGTCGGTCTGCGGCATCAGCCGGCTGGGGATGTGCTCCTCGGCGGTGTAGCCGGGGACCTCGCCGGCGATCCGGGACGGGTACTGGGTCGCGTCGAAGCGGGTGACCGGGCCGAGGCCGGACTCGCCGGCCAGGGTGGCCTTCCAGTAGTCCTCGGTGCCCAGGCCGTTGGGTGCGGCGATGCCGAGGCCGGTCACCACGGTGGGCGACGTCGTGACGGACGCCGTGGCGGGCGCTGCCGCCGATCCGGAGGCGGTCATGCGGCGGCTCCCCTTTCCGGGCGGGCGAGCACCATGGCGCTCTGGAATCCGCCGAATCCGCTGCCCACGCTGAGCACGACGTCGGTCTGCTTCTCGCGGGCGGTCAGCGGGATGTAGTCGAGGTCGAGCTCCGGGTCGGGCTCGTGGAGGTTGGCGGTGGGCGGCAGGATGCCGTACTCCATCGCCAGGGCGCAGGCGGCGATCTCCAGGGAGCCGATGGCGCCCAGCGAGTGGCCGATCATCGATTTGATGGAGC contains the following coding sequences:
- a CDS encoding beta-ketoacyl synthase (Chain-length factor (CLF) isa factor required for polyketide chain initiation of aromatic antibiotic-producing polyketide synthases (PKSs) of filamentous bacteria. CLFs have been shown to have decarboxylase activity towards malonyl-acyl carrier protein; cd00832;~PFAM: Beta-ketoacyl synthase; KEGG: cai:Caci_3547 beta-ketoacyl synthase;~beta-ketoacyl synthase [Streptomyces sp. SirexAA-E];~beta-ketoacyl-acyl-carrier-protein synthase II; TIGR03150;~identified by MetaGeneAnnotator; putative) encodes the protein MTASGSAAAPATASVTTSPTVVTGLGIAAPNGLGTEDYWKATLAGESGLGPVTRFDATQYPSRIAGEVPGYTAEEHIPSRLMPQTDHMTRLALTAADWALADAGIDTGELPEYGIGVVTAASGGAVEFGQRELQNLWSKGKEYVSAYQSFAWFYAVNTGQISIRHKLRGPSGVLLTEQAGGIDSLGHARRHLRKGFSAVVAGGVDAAICPWGWVPQIASGLMSTADDPARAYLPFAAEARGYVPGEGGAILVLESAEAADRRGAGHRYGEIAGYAATLDPAPGSGRPAGLGRAIENALADAGLTAGDIDVVFADAAGVPDLDRAEAATLTALFGVRGVPVTAPKTMTGRLLAGGAALDVATALLALRDGVIPPTAHVTAPAPEHTIDLVTEAREADLRTALVLARGHGGFNAALVVRRAS
- a CDS encoding beta-ketoacyl synthase (identified by MetaGeneAnnotator; putative;~sequence version:1); protein product: MSLTSHSAVVRRLIVSPGSAPRQPARVVASAAGVSVVLRAFGRSPEELPARTVVLIGTDADADSGTGADSVPGGALPTEHEGFTVRTVGGPGQVLRRAHQELHEGTADLALVAEFGAPDPQTITVYAVKRAAEAVADGDTVLGILDMFAPGDVAPPLRPLWQPPRGTDPDRHRLILWSGRDAADEARVREELLPMLSGVHRERFPALPVTVPCGTAPGPVRGAAVAVSALASRTVHRARAADASRPRPIALMFPGQGSQHAGMAAGLYRREPVFTAAVDAVLAHLGEEGHLIRADWLDPNRATIGIDDVRRAQPLLFAIDYALGRMVLGWGVRPVAVLGHSAGELVAATLAGVVSLRDAVEMVRARVREAVRIPAGGMLAVAASEEQLLPYLTGDVAIAAVNANQQVMLAGSQGPLDAVRDRLKADRFTAVAVPASSPFHSPAMAPASDAVETAYRDIPLREPRLPLYSGYTGTLMSPEEARSPRFWARQITDTVYFRDALDELLAADDVLLVEVGPRQTLTAFARRHRSVRLGAGAVVPLLPARRGTLEADRQSVLTAAARIWTEGHDLDLDAVSRLWTWGTGRPTSPAEDADIAVAAREVLHA
- a CDS encoding phosphopantetheine-binding protein (COG0236 Acyl carrier protein;~Phosphopantetheine attachment site; pfam00550;~identified by MetaGeneAnnotator; putative;~phosphopantetheine-binding protein [Streptomyces collinus Tu365]), which translates into the protein MTTTSTATVTLADLTRMLRESAGEEEGIDLDGDVIDTPFMELGYDSLALLQVIGEIQREYGIEIPDDAVVDAETPGALLALINAGRQ